The following proteins are encoded in a genomic region of Gimesia algae:
- a CDS encoding alpha/beta fold hydrolase translates to MNQKLVEQNVNGIRMRTLIAGSGPPLLLVHGFPLSHEMWLPQIMHFQSRYTVIAPDLRGFGDTDISTGVVTMEQHARDLNSLLQALKIEDPVSYCGLSMGGYIAWEFWKHFADRLHALILCDTRADADSDEGVNNRLKMADLVLRHGPEAISTAMIPNLISESSQQRQPHLSKNLVSMIEATNREGIAASQKGMAARSDFSNQIKNIRIPTLFIGGSEDRLTPPEVMNWMSSQVPESKYSEVSNVGHMAPMEAPEAVNQMMDDFLTAGANA, encoded by the coding sequence ATGAATCAGAAACTGGTGGAGCAGAATGTAAATGGAATCCGTATGCGGACGCTGATCGCTGGATCTGGGCCTCCCCTGCTCCTGGTACATGGATTTCCTCTAAGCCACGAGATGTGGCTTCCACAAATCATGCATTTTCAATCCCGTTATACTGTAATCGCTCCCGATCTACGCGGATTTGGCGATACAGATATTTCTACCGGGGTTGTAACTATGGAACAGCATGCTCGGGATCTAAACTCTCTTTTGCAGGCTTTGAAAATTGAAGACCCTGTTTCCTATTGCGGACTCTCCATGGGTGGCTATATCGCCTGGGAATTCTGGAAGCATTTCGCTGATCGATTGCATGCCTTGATTCTGTGTGATACTCGAGCGGATGCGGACTCTGATGAAGGAGTCAATAATCGCCTGAAGATGGCTGATCTCGTTCTCAGGCATGGTCCGGAAGCGATTTCAACAGCTATGATACCGAACCTGATCAGTGAATCCAGTCAACAAAGGCAACCACATCTTTCCAAGAACCTTGTTTCTATGATTGAAGCGACGAACAGAGAGGGAATTGCCGCCAGCCAGAAAGGTATGGCAGCACGTTCCGATTTTTCCAATCAGATCAAAAACATTCGAATTCCGACTTTGTTCATCGGAGGGAGTGAAGATCGCTTAACTCCCCCTGAGGTAATGAATTGGATGAGTTCTCAAGTTCCGGAATCAAAATATTCCGAAGTGAGTAATGTAGGACACATGGCTCCAATGGAAGCTCCAGAAGCAGTGAATCAGATGATGGATGACTTTCTTACCGCCGGGGCGAATGCCTGA
- a CDS encoding rhodanese-like domain-containing protein, translating into MAKNHSPRFLEIVNSAKSRVPECTVQDVKSRRDKGEEFILIDVREDKEFNKGRIPGAIHLGKGIIERDVEQLVPDTSTLLILYCGGGFRSALAADNLQTMGYTNVISMDGGFSGWKSADYEIETE; encoded by the coding sequence ATGGCCAAAAACCACTCACCTCGTTTTCTGGAAATCGTGAATTCTGCTAAGTCACGAGTGCCTGAATGCACAGTACAGGATGTAAAATCACGCCGTGATAAAGGAGAAGAATTCATTCTGATTGATGTCCGGGAAGATAAGGAATTTAATAAGGGAAGAATCCCCGGAGCGATTCATTTGGGTAAGGGAATTATCGAACGAGATGTAGAGCAGCTGGTTCCTGATACATCCACACTCTTGATCCTCTACTGCGGCGGTGGTTTTCGCTCAGCATTAGCAGCTGATAATTTACAAACCATGGGTTACACCAATGTGATCTCAATGGATGGCGGATTCAGTGGCTGGAAATCTGCCGACTATGAAATTGAAACGGAATAA
- a CDS encoding STAS domain-containing protein: MATREVPYHITNVNEHLKVQLLPELNESAWNELESLGDSLLLVLKEEKSPTVIIDLSKLSYISSSLVAVVIQVWKLVDEQGGKTAILNQNEMVEEVLNISGLKKVWCIVPTEEEAIKHLSQAMKQERIDRRRTFSMPILLGIVAVLSAVTCFTLYVSDLLNLDPKVALAATIAFSIAGVLLGATAIRDRRKNLRIWGVVVLICSLVVGGLGLFKLI; this comes from the coding sequence ATGGCTACCCGGGAAGTCCCCTATCATATCACAAACGTTAACGAGCACCTCAAGGTCCAGTTACTGCCTGAATTAAATGAGTCAGCCTGGAACGAGTTGGAATCACTGGGCGATTCTCTTTTGCTGGTATTGAAAGAGGAGAAAAGTCCCACAGTAATTATTGACTTATCAAAATTGAGCTACATCAGCAGTTCTCTGGTGGCTGTCGTCATTCAAGTCTGGAAGCTGGTTGATGAGCAGGGTGGCAAAACCGCCATTCTCAATCAAAATGAAATGGTGGAAGAAGTACTCAATATCTCAGGTTTGAAAAAAGTTTGGTGTATTGTCCCAACTGAAGAGGAAGCCATTAAACACTTAAGTCAAGCCATGAAACAGGAACGAATCGACCGCAGGCGGACATTTTCCATGCCCATTCTTCTAGGCATAGTGGCAGTCCTTTCTGCAGTTACCTGTTTTACATTATATGTGAGCGACTTACTCAATCTTGATCCAAAGGTGGCGTTAGCGGCTACCATTGCTTTTTCAATCGCAGGTGTCCTTCTGGGAGCCACTGCGATCAGAGATCGCAGAAAAAATTTACGGATATGGGGTGTAGTCGTTCTTATCTGCAGTCTGGTAGTAGGTGGACTTGGATTATTCAAATTAATTTGA
- a CDS encoding coiled-coil domain-containing protein: protein MSFVGKVLVVVQVVLSICFMGFAGAVFTAQSNWRNESLKLKDNVASLQKSMNELESEHNNELTEKTKELNKAKSEAETAKAANEGLVAQLQTKVNELVTVSTERDTSVAQAETTGEEAKFRRQESDRQRVVNKTLHDTVNELRGKIKSLEDTIFTQSIREKNLVAKHTRVVDELNYLNKIVANLGVDPKDPAIAGMQSPPPAVEGLIINTKKDRRNGTRFVEVSLGSDDGLSKGHQLFVYRFGTEANGNRPKYLGKIELVYVDPDTAVGTVIDAAKNGVIEKGDHVNSKL from the coding sequence ATGTCGTTTGTCGGCAAAGTACTGGTCGTCGTTCAAGTTGTACTCAGTATCTGTTTCATGGGATTTGCAGGTGCTGTTTTTACTGCTCAAAGCAACTGGCGCAATGAGAGTCTTAAACTCAAAGACAATGTAGCCAGCCTGCAGAAAAGCATGAACGAATTAGAATCAGAGCATAACAATGAGCTGACTGAGAAGACTAAAGAGCTGAATAAAGCGAAGAGCGAAGCAGAGACAGCGAAAGCTGCTAATGAAGGATTAGTGGCACAGCTTCAGACAAAAGTAAATGAGCTTGTTACTGTTTCAACAGAACGCGACACTTCGGTTGCTCAAGCAGAAACAACAGGTGAAGAAGCAAAGTTTCGGCGTCAGGAATCAGATCGCCAGCGGGTCGTGAATAAAACACTCCACGATACCGTGAATGAATTGCGTGGAAAAATCAAAAGTCTTGAGGATACTATTTTTACACAATCAATTCGTGAAAAAAACCTGGTTGCTAAACACACAAGAGTTGTTGATGAACTTAACTACTTAAACAAGATAGTAGCCAACCTGGGGGTAGATCCGAAAGATCCCGCCATCGCCGGGATGCAGTCTCCGCCTCCGGCAGTTGAAGGACTGATCATCAACACTAAGAAAGATAGACGAAATGGTACCCGGTTTGTCGAAGTTTCGCTGGGTAGTGATGATGGACTCAGCAAAGGACATCAGCTCTTTGTATATCGTTTCGGAACTGAAGCGAACGGGAATCGGCCCAAGTATCTGGGTAAGATTGAACTAGTATATGTCGATCCTGATACAGCTGTCGGGACTGTGATAGACGCCGCTAAAAATGGTGTGATTGAGAAAGGTGACCATGTCAACTCGAAACTCTAA
- a CDS encoding TlpA family protein disulfide reductase: MKKDFTIALLMVVAGMILFTVWLGYGLNGNRRASQNLPLLTVGETAPPLKAEGWVNGNPHQDNFLEGKVIVVDAWATWCGPCRVEAPHMVEVYNKFKDQKVAFIGLTSDREDLLPKIKEWLSETGITWPNGYGAVDSLNAFKAEFIPQVWVIGIDGKIVWNENSRSSESLEEGIQRALNQSN; the protein is encoded by the coding sequence ATGAAAAAAGATTTCACGATCGCGCTCCTAATGGTTGTGGCTGGAATGATTCTATTCACTGTCTGGCTAGGCTATGGCTTGAATGGCAATCGCCGAGCCTCTCAAAATCTGCCACTGTTAACTGTGGGAGAAACGGCCCCTCCGCTGAAGGCTGAGGGATGGGTAAATGGCAATCCCCATCAGGATAACTTTCTTGAAGGAAAAGTCATCGTCGTTGATGCATGGGCAACATGGTGTGGCCCCTGCCGAGTGGAAGCGCCGCATATGGTTGAAGTTTATAATAAATTCAAGGATCAGAAGGTTGCTTTTATCGGCCTCACTTCTGACAGGGAAGATCTGCTTCCCAAGATTAAGGAATGGTTATCTGAAACAGGAATTACCTGGCCTAATGGCTACGGAGCCGTTGATTCTCTGAACGCTTTCAAGGCAGAGTTCATTCCTCAAGTGTGGGTGATCGGCATTGATGGAAAAATTGTCTGGAATGAGAATTCGAGATCTAGCGAATCTCTTGAAGAGGGAATACAGCGGGCTTTGAATCAGAGTAATTAA
- a CDS encoding carboxypeptidase M32 translates to MNTSTKAYEQLLIRLKQASLLASCSAVLEWDEQTCLPPEGAEHRANQLALMAGLVHEQATNTEIGDLLEELESNSAWDEDSYEQANIRESRHEYDRVTKLPRRLVEELSRVGTLSHHAWVAARKQNSFNDFLPWLEQMIDLKREQASAIGFEGNQAYDALLDEYEPGATSELIEQAFLPLRKELVKLVAEIQNSGVTPDISILTRSYPIDKQREFSLDAAEKIGFNFEAGRLDIAAHPFCSGIGPGDCRLTTRYDEHHFPGAFFGTLHEAGHGIYEQGLRKEFFGTPAGNSTSLGIHESQSRMWENLIGRSRAFWNVFYQPAQEMFPEALSTVKIDDFYRAINDVRPSFIRVEADEVTYNLHIMLRFELEKALISGDLSPVDLEAAWNEKFKEYFNLTPDTPAHGCLQDVHWSAGLIGYFPTYALGNMYAAHFYQTAENELGDLNHLIEARDFSSLKNWLNQNIHRHGKRYRANRLVEVVTGNTLSHLPLMNQLKQKYSELYNL, encoded by the coding sequence ATGAATACTTCTACAAAAGCATATGAGCAACTTCTTATCAGACTTAAACAGGCATCATTATTGGCCTCCTGCTCAGCGGTTCTGGAATGGGATGAGCAGACCTGCCTGCCTCCCGAAGGTGCTGAACATCGTGCCAATCAACTAGCATTAATGGCTGGACTGGTTCATGAGCAAGCTACCAATACTGAAATTGGAGATCTCTTGGAAGAACTGGAGTCAAATTCTGCATGGGATGAAGATTCCTACGAACAGGCCAATATCAGAGAATCACGTCATGAATACGACCGCGTGACAAAACTCCCGCGTCGTCTGGTGGAAGAGCTTTCCAGGGTTGGAACGCTTTCTCATCATGCCTGGGTGGCGGCACGAAAACAAAACAGCTTCAACGACTTCTTACCCTGGTTGGAACAGATGATTGACCTGAAACGCGAGCAGGCATCAGCAATCGGATTTGAAGGAAATCAGGCCTATGATGCCTTGCTAGACGAATATGAACCAGGTGCAACTTCTGAGTTGATCGAGCAGGCATTTCTCCCATTACGAAAAGAACTGGTCAAACTGGTTGCAGAGATTCAGAACTCGGGAGTGACACCTGATATTTCAATTCTGACTAGAAGCTACCCTATCGATAAACAACGGGAGTTCAGCCTCGACGCCGCAGAAAAAATTGGATTTAATTTTGAAGCCGGTCGGCTGGATATCGCAGCACACCCCTTTTGCAGTGGGATCGGCCCTGGAGATTGTCGCCTGACAACACGATATGACGAACATCACTTTCCCGGTGCATTTTTTGGAACACTCCATGAAGCAGGGCATGGAATCTATGAACAAGGTCTGAGAAAGGAATTCTTTGGCACTCCTGCCGGAAACTCAACATCATTGGGAATTCACGAATCGCAGTCGCGGATGTGGGAGAATCTGATTGGACGTAGTCGAGCGTTCTGGAATGTGTTCTATCAACCGGCGCAGGAAATGTTTCCCGAAGCATTATCGACTGTCAAGATCGATGATTTTTATCGAGCGATTAATGATGTCCGCCCGTCATTTATACGCGTTGAAGCGGATGAAGTGACTTACAATCTACATATCATGTTACGTTTCGAATTAGAAAAGGCTCTGATCTCGGGAGATTTAAGTCCCGTTGATTTAGAGGCAGCCTGGAACGAAAAATTTAAGGAGTACTTTAATCTCACACCAGACACACCTGCACATGGATGCCTGCAAGATGTCCATTGGAGCGCTGGATTGATTGGGTATTTTCCTACTTACGCTTTGGGAAACATGTATGCTGCTCACTTCTATCAGACTGCAGAAAACGAGCTGGGTGATCTGAATCATTTGATTGAGGCCAGAGATTTTTCTTCACTCAAAAACTGGCTCAACCAGAATATTCATAGACACGGTAAGCGGTATCGTGCTAATCGACTGGTCGAAGTTGTCACTGGAAATACGCTTTCTCATTTACCTTTAATGAATCAACTTAAACAGAAATATAGCGAACTCTATAATCTGTAA